DNA sequence from the Liolophura sinensis isolate JHLJ2023 chromosome 1, CUHK_Ljap_v2, whole genome shotgun sequence genome:
acACTAAGGTATAATCATCACTCATCTGCATAGTTGTGCCCTGAGTAATCATATTGTTGCAGCTAACAAGTTTGCTTTGATCTGAACTATTTGGAAGACAAGCTGGCACAGGCGAGCAGCAGGATCAGTATCTGGGACATCTGatttgctttattttaataAGCGCCCAAGGGACCACTGAGGGGTCATTTTCTGAAGGCCACATTTTGTGAAGACATTGAATGTTGGTCATGCACAATAGTACATGAACTGCATGTTCAAGTCCATTAACCCTTAATTTGCCAGTGCTCCACACTGTAGTCTGTTCAGCTAGTGTGGGAAGTTGTGGTGAAAATGAACGTGTTACCTGTGGTAGACAATCCTGAAAATAGGATTGGCATAAGTTTGAGAAGAAAATAAGTTTGCAACAACAGAAATTAGTGACCGCTTTGAAGTACCATCAGGAAAAGAAATTAATGTTGTAGTTGTATagacctgtatgtacatgtatacgaatgTATACCTAATTACACTACATGAATAGTGATGCAAAAGTAACATGAATCATTGAGTTATCCATCTATGATAACCTTCAGAGTACAAGCGTTGATGTATGTCTTGTGAAGTCCCTGGCATGGCGTATGACGGTGTTATAGCGAGTTCGTGTAGCTCTATTATGGGGTTAGGACTGTCCTCTGCTGAGTTTGTGTAGCGTCAGCATAGTGTAACTAATATGTGAGCGTATGTCTAAAGATGTCGTGATGTTATGTGCTAATTTAACATTTGATGCACAAGCAGGTTCTTACACACGTACGGTGCTTGTGTGGAATATGTGAATGGAACTGGTCTGCTGGTTCAGTTCAGTGATAGGTGTGGTTTGTGTGCGAGGACAAGTTAGCTTGTGTGTAAACTCTACAGGTTTCCAACCACATTGTCTTGGTAGGCCACCGACAGGAGCTATTTTATGCATGAGTGGATctgtgcaaccaatattttgaaacattctgagagaaatactgagtgtagaaaaataattgaagttttatgaagctgGCATCTTTAGTAACactaaaacatatattttaatcgtcattttcttcataattgtgtgcatgaattccactgaaaaaagtgctttagtggtggaaaagattgaagatttacagtattccTTCAGCAACATCCTTAAAGAAAGTGACGTACTGTTATGTGTGAAACCATTGTTTTTACATTCTGTAGGTCTGTATGCTTTGGGTTGACCAGCTGTAGAAATATGAGAttgtttactttgtaaaatGTACTTAATATGGACTCAGCTTTACATATTGGTGGACGGTTAAAAACTGGGCCACACATGACTAAGTACAATTCAGCTGAGTGTTTTTTTGTATGCACAGATCATTGACTAAAAAGGCTGACCTGGTGGTTGTAGTATGCTGTCTGGGTGAACAGAGTACCAGACTGATATAACAATACCCTGTGTACatcctgatgtgtacatgtggtgttGTCTTCACCCACACGGATAACTGTTAACATAAAACCACATCATGACAGTGATAACAGGATAGAAAAGCTTAATAGGACATATTACATCAGTTTGACCTTTATACGTGCTGGTATTAACAAGCCCTAACCTTTATGTCCTTCTTTATGACCGATATAAAACAGGACATAAATGTCAAAAGTGAGACCAAGTAGGACGATTTGTAGGTGTATGGTTTCCATTTTCTTACGATGATCTTTGATCTGTGTTGTTGAtaaggagggggtgggggaggggatCAGAATGTAGCACTGCATCCACTGAACCTACAGAGATAGTTGACAGGATTTTTACTTATACTTTTGTGATTTCACGCAAAATCAttacattaattaaaaaaatgtggacatgtacatgcatctgtaAAAAGTGTTTCAAAAATCAGCGTTACCTATTGTACTAGTGACAACAGTAAAGTCTGTTTTCTTCATTCTGTAAGGATGTTTTGTTGCTAAATCTATAAAGGTGTATAAACTACGTGTGTGTGTTTgcacataattacatgtacaggtatttcacAGAACCGTTAACCTGGACTTGCATGTACcaatgtatgttcatgtacagtttattttttttctctctgatcATGTCTGCCCTGAAGTGCTTCTGAATTGTTTTAAGTGTTATAATTTATGTTGTAATTTTATAATGTTACAGGGGGTACAGAGAGCGACAAATGTGGTGTTCCAAAGTCACCATGTATCCAGAGACAAGCGTGGTAAAGCTCTCGGCCAGAAGGGAGGCTTCCGTGGGTGCACCATCTGGCTCACAGGTATGTGCTCATCGCACACACATTCTCGTTATGTTAAGAAAGATTTATGTTAGGAATTTTATCATTTTGCCTTGTTTTTGCTTAAATCCCGTTTATTTGGTTTACAGGTGTTTTACTGTAACATTTCTCAGCTATAGATGTGTTCTTGTAACTGATGTAAATTACACAGTTAAACCTCAACAACCACAGGCATAATGAATGTGTTTTGGCATAATTATAGTGGAATGTTAACTGATCTGAACATGCTGTTTCATAACTTCTGTTAAGTTATTACATGCCCATTACTGAACAATGCAATTTGTTCTTCAAGGTTgtatgaattatgttttcaatTGCATCTAAAGTTATACTTTACTGGTTTAATGTGTTGAATAAAcgattgaatgattatggcttaacgccagtTAAACAGTATTGCAGCCAAATCTTTATCAAGAAAATGTTTAATACCAGGAGACAGTAAACAAATTTGTTGATGATTTGGGGTATATACTTGTGGTAGAAAGATCATAATATTGACCATTCCATATGATAGGATTGTCTGGTGCTGGCAAGACCACCATCTCTTTTGCTCTGGAGGAGTATTTGGTTGGTCAGGGCGTCCCTGCCTACAGTCTGGACGGAGATAACGTCAGGACGGGGCTGAACAAAAACCTCGGCTTCACCCAGGAGGATCGTGAGGAGAACATCCGCCGTATCTCTGAGGTGGCCAAGCTCTTCGCTGATGGAGGCATCATTTGTATCACCAGTTTCATTAGTCCCTTCTCCAAGGTGGGTCAGCTGATAGGATGTCAGGCCATCAGTAAAAAATTCCTTGTTGAGGGTAACCCAACCATGATAGGGTTAGGTGGTTggaatgtctttttttatttttattttgtctaatAAAAGAGATAAGGATTTTACagaaattttacatatttttaatgatgtccCCCTGCAGTAGAGTTTCCCATACATAAAGACatgatataaaacaaatctGGAATACCACAGGGACAAATTGAAATTCTATCCAAGACATTGTTTAGGGTAATATGTACTTCAGATTAAGATTCTTCTAACCACATTCAGTAGAAGAAAAAGAATGTGTTGATCAAAATTAGCTCtagcaaataataaaaacaagcTGAGAATAATTTACTTTTTAACTCAATGTGTATTATCATTGTATTATAACATTCTATTATCAAAACATGATCATCAGTTtgcttttgttattacacataGAACAGATTCACATCTTCATGGTACTAAAATCTCTTTTTTGGTCATCTGGATATAGGACAGAGAAAATGCCCGCAAGTTACATGCTGAAAGTAACCTGCCTTTTGTGGAATGTTATGTGAACACACCGCTCAATGTCTGTGAGGCCAGGGATGTTAAGGGACTGTACAAGAAAGCCAGGGCTGGAGAGATCAAAGGTATGTAGGACAAAGGCATTGGGGTGGATGGGACCTCAGTTTCTACTTGTACTCTTGCCTTTGCTAACATTTTGTTAGCCCTCAAACTTGAATATTGAGTTTTGGTTGGGTTTTGTTGTCTCTACAAGGTATAGAAAGCAAATCTATTTAGGGAAACGCTTTTTGTAAGGAAAAATCAGAGGAAtattgaaaaactgaaaatgagaATATTGAGAAGGCAAAATGGTGCATCCTTTGTGTGTAACATAGTTTGATTTTTCAAAATCTACAGACATTACAAGTTTATAAGCTTTTTGGTCATTGTTTATTTCCCACATATACATATGAAGTGTACAGCTGTATGATGACCTGCTGTATATTGCCAGGTTTCACTGGAGTGGATTCCAGCTATGAGGCCCCAGAGAACCCAGATGTGACCCTGAAGGCAGGTGACCTGAGTGTGGATGAATGCGTGCAGGAGATAGTCAAGCTCCTTGTTGACAAGGTCAGTTTGAtcaatttgttttaaatttcaaatttaacatcatttttatttattttggaacCTACCAGGGAAACTTGCTGTTTAGGTTTTGTGCATTCATGAATTCAGTGCCAGTAATGGGTCCGATATCCTACCTGTATGTGATGGGATTTGATTCGCTATTATTATTAGGGACTGTCAATCTGATTTATTTCCTTTGTTGGGCAATGTGGCCTGAAGCGAAAACTGACTGGCCCACATGCCTCACTTATCACAGGACGGACTTGGTCTCTCGACTGAGCATTATTTGGAAAACTTGTCAAATTACATGTGCCGCTGTATAAGTTTGGGGAATGCTTTGTGCCAAATTGGAGTTTAAGTTGAGAGATCAATTGGTAATTTGGTTGAATTGGAAAGCTGTCTGGTTGAGGCGCCAGAGACTCCTCAATCATTATTGGCCAACTGTTAGAGACAACTGAGATCAATATTAGAGGGCCTGGAGGAGGGGGTGCCGTTTACCTTAGTTCATCTGGAGTCAAACGACATTCAAAATCAATATTGGGGTTTTAGACGTTAACCTGGGATACACTTAAGAGAGGCTTCAAAACATAAGGAAATGGCAGCCTTTGCACTTTCAACTGCGCAGAGTGCGCATTGAAAATTGTGCCACTTCCTGTGTTTTTTCTTGTAAGTATAGTTTGAACCATTTTACAGAGCATTAAACCACATAAATAAACTAATTGAAATGCTCTCTTGTCATGAATCTTAGACTTTGTATCCCAGCCAGTGTTGTtctctgtcaaaaaaaaatatgaaataattgtatgttagttttgtgtgtgtgatatttTCAGGAAATCTTGCCTTCTGCAGTGAAAAACAATGTTCGTGAGTTGATGGTACCAGAGAACAGAGTGGAGGCTGCCAAGGCTGAGGCAGAGGCTCTGCCAGCCCTCAACATCACAAAGGTAACAAATCCTAGACTAGCAAGTAAAAAATGCTGCTGCTGATGTAGCTATATTTTTGTCATGTCAAGTTTGAAAAGCTCTGTGCCATgttaacacaatatttattcCACATTGTAAATTTGTTGTCATCTGTCATAGTGAAGTTAACTTGTCATATTGTGTAAaatccatgtcatttgctggaAGAAACACTATTTGgtattgaataaaaaaaaatatggcctGTACTGGAAAAGtctgtagctacatgtaagtgttggtTAAATTAGACTAAATGAACTGTCCTTGAAGTTGATTTTGaatttaagtttaaaaaaatgaaaaattatttataagtgcaaagtaaagaaagaaaaaagcagTTAAAATGTCTGTGGAGATGTCTTTACTTCACATTTATAATTGAACCCACTATCAGCCTAAACTGTATTGATGTTGTTGCAGCTGGACATGCAGTGGCTGCAGGTTCTGGGTGAGGGATGGGCAACACCCCTCACTGGTTTTATGAGGGAGAGGGAGTACCTGCAGTGTCAGCACTTTGGATGTCTCCTTGATGGTATGTCTTTACACTTGAAATATGTCCTAAATGGTGTATGTCAAACTCTGAAGAAATCATTATTTGAagttcacttttgcaaattaaAAGAATTCTCATAATTCTCTGTACCTGGTCATATTCTGTGTCAGTGGGGGCTAATTTCcgtaaatattttagaaaaatttCTGTGCTCCTTTTTttaaacgaatgaatgattatggctattATTTGCTGATAAATAGTCTAAGTGCATGCCATTCTTTTCTGATTTAAACCTTTCAAAATGACCAAACTGTACAAGTGTCTACAATTACTTCTCATGCCGCCAGGTGGAGTGAGCAATCAGTCAATCCCGATTGTCCTGTCATGCAGCACTGAGGACAAGGAGAAGCTCCACGACTGTGCAGCCTTCACGCTCCGTTATGAGGGAAAATGTGTGGCCATCATGCGAAGTCCAGAGTTCTACGAGCATCGTAAAGAGGAGAGATGCTGTCGTCAGTTTGGGACCAGTAACAAGGGCCATCCGTACGTCAAGGTGAGAATGCCGTGTGAAGTAGATTAAAGTGACATGATTGAACAAGTTTTAGAATCTTCTTGATGTAGAGGTGGCTGTAATTTGTGGCCTTGAACAATGTGCTTGTACTTCATGTTGTGTTCTCcgttttcatttatattgtcTCTGTGACGATTACACATGTTGATATGTGGAACAATTCATCTTTGTTTCACAGATGGTATACGAGAGTGGTGATTGGTTGGTCGGAGGTGACCTGGAGGTCATTGAGCGAATCACTTGGGGTGACGGCTTGGATGAATATCGCTACACTCCAAAGGAACTACGCCTGAAATTCCGGCAGATTGGGGTAGGTCTGGTTATGGGCTTTCCAAAAGGTTTTTCAATACATAGTGAATACAATGTATTACATTGTGAATTACATTATGAATACAATGTATTACAGATGAAATCCATTTTGTTCTGTCTTTTAACATAgcgtgttgtgttgtgtttacagCATGTACTGGAACTTCTTCCATGTTTTGTGAAAGATTTGAAATATAACAAGAGGAATGATTTGTTACATCAGCAGTTCAGTAGATCTAATTTGTATaccattttttccatttttaaacAGGCAGATGGAGTGTTTGCGTTCCAGCTGCGTAATCCAATTCACAATGGCCACGCCTTGCTGATGCAGGACACAAAGAGAAGGCTACTAGAAAGGGGCTTCAGCAAaccagtgttgttgttgcatccTCTGGGTAAGCACATTGCCTAGATGATTACACTTTGTACATAATCATACATCATGGACATTAAAGCTGTTTTTCAATATGAAAAGAGAGCCTTTACCATTCATGAATTAGGGTTACTTTAGTTCAGAAACCTGTGCAGGTCTTATTTCTGGAGtgcatattttaaaattctcGTGCCTGTGTGGGACCTTAACCCTGAAAATGTCATTCACAATAAAGGTGTTTTTGTTAAGTGGATTCTCTTTGAAGAGTTAACCAAGTATAGAAGATGTTTTGTCAATCCCCATTCTATGATCCATGTATCCATGATATCTTAACCATCCAAATATATCTGTACTTTGACAGGAAGCTGAAAATCTTCCCATGTCATTTTATGGCACACAACATACTATCACAATCAGAttggtatattttgttttttatcatcAGCCTGTTACAAGTGTGACTTAATGTGTTCTGTTGCTAATTTCAGGTGGGTGGACAAAAGATGATGATGTCCCATTAGCTGTGAGAATGAGGCAGCACAAGGCTATCCTGGATGAGGGTGTGTTAGACCCAGAGAGCACAGTGCTAGCTATATTCCCCTCCCCCATGATGTACGCAGGACCCACAGAGGTAACACAACGCATTATGTTAAGAATTCTCCATGTTGCTCTCAAAACATAGAATAGAGTTTGAAAAAGAGATTATATGGTTTCTGTTTAACAAaaggttgaaagaaaaaaagtgagacaataaaaataagaaaaagtgATGCAGCAGCACAATGTAACTTACATTCTTGGCTCCAGTCTACATTCAGTTGAAATCTTATTTTAAGCAGTTTGTTCCACAATTCTAAAGCTTATTTGGGCTAGAGGATTTAATATCTGTTGTACAGTAGGTCAAACATTATCTTATGAATGGATGGAGGAATATACACCGGTCAGACattaatttcttaaattttctCTCTTTCTTCAGGTGCAGTGGCATGCCAAAGCTAGAATGTCCACAGGTGCAAATTTCTATATAGTTGGTCGTGACCCAGCAGGGATGCCACATCCAGATGGTGGGAAAGATCTGTTTGAGGCTTCACATGGCGCCAAGGTAATTAACAGCATTGTTTCGTAATGTGAATCTGACTTTGATTATCATTGTAAAGACTGCAAGGGATAAAATTGACAGAGCATGAATGTAATTAAAGATTTGTCTTTATGGCGCCCAATTCCTTCTTGCATCTCTGTGAAAATGATGTAAGATACTATTTATATGACCATTGTGTTATATGAACTGCAAATGTTGGTGACATAAATGTGGGGAAAATTTCTGGCTCAGTACAATTCTACATGATTTAGTAAAAGCATTCCTCTTGCTTCATGAAACATTAGAAACTGCTTTGGTAAGTGGAGACATTTATGAGAAGCAGAATGTTTTCAGTTGTGATTTGATGGTTTAGCACCCAGTATGTTTATGATACACAGAGTAAGGGCACTAATAATCGGTCTCTTTTCTTCAGGTGCTCACAATGGCCCCAGGTCTCACTCAGCTAGAAATTGTCCCCTTTAGAGTAGCCGCGTACAACCAGAAGAAAAAAGCCATGGACTTCTTTGATCCGGAAAAGAAAGACGACTTCATCTTCATCTCGGGAACCAAAATGCGCAAAATGGCCAGAGAAGGCACAACGCCTCCAGATGGCTTCATGGCTCCTAAAGCTTGGAAAATCATGCAGGAGTTCTATCAGAGCAAAGATTAGATAgatatctatgtatgtataaatcCATAACAGCTAATCCTATTTACTTACAGGGTTGACAGCTTAACCTATATATGGGAAATCTTGTTACTAGATTACTTGAGGTGTCTAAGTTGTGGTTAATATATTCATGAGGGTAAATAGTTTGGGTCCATCAAAATACCGCTATTTCTTGTTAGTAATTCTTAAACCTGTGATAGATGTGATGCTTTTAAAACTGCTgaagtggtgaaaaaaaaaagtattataaGTTGTATGTATTCATGAATTTTGATCCTTTTATGAGCTAGTGTAAGAAATTTAACTGAAAAGACTTAAAACTGGTTGTGCGAAGTTactaaaaaaaaagtctaaaaatagTTTaccatgtcatttttaaaatgctGTTCGTAACTTTCTCATGTACG
Encoded proteins:
- the LOC135478629 gene encoding bifunctional 3'-phosphoadenosine 5'-phosphosulfate synthase-like isoform X2: MQESDKRRSSGHGVQRATNVVFQSHHVSRDKRGKALGQKGGFRGCTIWLTGLSGAGKTTISFALEEYLVGQGVPAYSLDGDNVRTGLNKNLGFTQEDREENIRRISEVAKLFADGGIICITSFISPFSKDRENARKLHAESNLPFVECYVNTPLNVCEARDVKGLYKKARAGEIKGFTGVDSSYEAPENPDVTLKAGDLSVDECVQEIVKLLVDKEILPSAVKNNVRELMVPENRVEAAKAEAEALPALNITKLDMQWLQVLGEGWATPLTGFMREREYLQCQHFGCLLDGGVSNQSIPIVLSCSTEDKEKLHDCAAFTLRYEGKCVAIMRSPEFYEHRKEERCCRQFGTSNKGHPYVKMVYESGDWLVGGDLEVIERITWGDGLDEYRYTPKELRLKFRQIGADGVFAFQLRNPIHNGHALLMQDTKRRLLERGFSKPVLLLHPLGGWTKDDDVPLAVRMRQHKAILDEGVLDPESTVLAIFPSPMMYAGPTEVQWHAKARMSTGANFYIVGRDPAGMPHPDGGKDLFEASHGAKVLTMAPGLTQLEIVPFRVAAYNQKKKAMDFFDPEKKDDFIFISGTKMRKMAREGTTPPDGFMAPKAWKIMQEFYQSKD
- the LOC135478629 gene encoding bifunctional 3'-phosphoadenosine 5'-phosphosulfate synthase-like isoform X1; the protein is MMASELTQALRNVGVQRATNVVFQSHHVSRDKRGKALGQKGGFRGCTIWLTGLSGAGKTTISFALEEYLVGQGVPAYSLDGDNVRTGLNKNLGFTQEDREENIRRISEVAKLFADGGIICITSFISPFSKDRENARKLHAESNLPFVECYVNTPLNVCEARDVKGLYKKARAGEIKGFTGVDSSYEAPENPDVTLKAGDLSVDECVQEIVKLLVDKEILPSAVKNNVRELMVPENRVEAAKAEAEALPALNITKLDMQWLQVLGEGWATPLTGFMREREYLQCQHFGCLLDGGVSNQSIPIVLSCSTEDKEKLHDCAAFTLRYEGKCVAIMRSPEFYEHRKEERCCRQFGTSNKGHPYVKMVYESGDWLVGGDLEVIERITWGDGLDEYRYTPKELRLKFRQIGADGVFAFQLRNPIHNGHALLMQDTKRRLLERGFSKPVLLLHPLGGWTKDDDVPLAVRMRQHKAILDEGVLDPESTVLAIFPSPMMYAGPTEVQWHAKARMSTGANFYIVGRDPAGMPHPDGGKDLFEASHGAKVLTMAPGLTQLEIVPFRVAAYNQKKKAMDFFDPEKKDDFIFISGTKMRKMAREGTTPPDGFMAPKAWKIMQEFYQSKD
- the LOC135478629 gene encoding bifunctional 3'-phosphoadenosine 5'-phosphosulfate synthase-like isoform X4 is translated as MFGFQGVQRATNVVFQSHHVSRDKRGKALGQKGGFRGCTIWLTGLSGAGKTTISFALEEYLVGQGVPAYSLDGDNVRTGLNKNLGFTQEDREENIRRISEVAKLFADGGIICITSFISPFSKDRENARKLHAESNLPFVECYVNTPLNVCEARDVKGLYKKARAGEIKGFTGVDSSYEAPENPDVTLKAGDLSVDECVQEIVKLLVDKEILPSAVKNNVRELMVPENRVEAAKAEAEALPALNITKLDMQWLQVLGEGWATPLTGFMREREYLQCQHFGCLLDGGVSNQSIPIVLSCSTEDKEKLHDCAAFTLRYEGKCVAIMRSPEFYEHRKEERCCRQFGTSNKGHPYVKMVYESGDWLVGGDLEVIERITWGDGLDEYRYTPKELRLKFRQIGADGVFAFQLRNPIHNGHALLMQDTKRRLLERGFSKPVLLLHPLGGWTKDDDVPLAVRMRQHKAILDEGVLDPESTVLAIFPSPMMYAGPTEVQWHAKARMSTGANFYIVGRDPAGMPHPDGGKDLFEASHGAKVLTMAPGLTQLEIVPFRVAAYNQKKKAMDFFDPEKKDDFIFISGTKMRKMAREGTTPPDGFMAPKAWKIMQEFYQSKD
- the LOC135478629 gene encoding bifunctional 3'-phosphoadenosine 5'-phosphosulfate synthase-like isoform X3, yielding MDIFGVGNRGKGVQRATNVVFQSHHVSRDKRGKALGQKGGFRGCTIWLTGLSGAGKTTISFALEEYLVGQGVPAYSLDGDNVRTGLNKNLGFTQEDREENIRRISEVAKLFADGGIICITSFISPFSKDRENARKLHAESNLPFVECYVNTPLNVCEARDVKGLYKKARAGEIKGFTGVDSSYEAPENPDVTLKAGDLSVDECVQEIVKLLVDKEILPSAVKNNVRELMVPENRVEAAKAEAEALPALNITKLDMQWLQVLGEGWATPLTGFMREREYLQCQHFGCLLDGGVSNQSIPIVLSCSTEDKEKLHDCAAFTLRYEGKCVAIMRSPEFYEHRKEERCCRQFGTSNKGHPYVKMVYESGDWLVGGDLEVIERITWGDGLDEYRYTPKELRLKFRQIGADGVFAFQLRNPIHNGHALLMQDTKRRLLERGFSKPVLLLHPLGGWTKDDDVPLAVRMRQHKAILDEGVLDPESTVLAIFPSPMMYAGPTEVQWHAKARMSTGANFYIVGRDPAGMPHPDGGKDLFEASHGAKVLTMAPGLTQLEIVPFRVAAYNQKKKAMDFFDPEKKDDFIFISGTKMRKMAREGTTPPDGFMAPKAWKIMQEFYQSKD